Proteins from a genomic interval of Paenibacillus sp. FSL R5-0623:
- a CDS encoding histidine kinase, producing the protein MKYLLTRLRKLYRNARISQKLFLAFSLMIAIPVILISFVYIRMQETQLYKDAMATGNSHVSWLNEQLRRRMDTIENASNTALTQKSFVDFIHSNMLVDGLRLVKFKQNQFEQMLNIIQSNAMISELSFYVDNPNLYEIWPEIYHYKKFSPQDYWVKLRDEGGAAYRLFSFRDGEHTLSYYRLVRLQGQEQKRPSIMEVRVPHSIFFSDLLQESKGDFFSVLMNASDSPQYVYNPQHEFSEKYGKALKEILGSIHHQLDISPQESPLQVRVGDQSYYVLYRYIPPLNTYVVDIASHQALMKGPRSWYAFVVTITLCVLLLIMLLVSQTTRRIFRRLDSVLISMRQVRKGELDAMIDTGLDENERGDEIDEVAVNYNKMLHEVKRLMTQVVDKQLIAKNAQLHSLHSQINSHFLYNALESIRMVAEVQRQPAIANSLVSLGSQLRYSMQWRSDTVAFREELANIQSYIEFINFMEGGSIVMTADLPQEILRYAIPKMCMQPIVENAVHHGAPSGGRVSIEITFSVENDSLLFINIRDDGEGLEPEMLHRLQAVLQSESDTPMVTSRSGLGLENVNKRLQLHYGKNCGLWIDSVQGAYTCVTIRLPWENVNLGGW; encoded by the coding sequence ATGAAATACCTGCTAACGAGATTGAGGAAGCTTTATCGCAATGCCCGTATATCCCAAAAGCTGTTTCTGGCATTTAGCCTGATGATTGCCATACCTGTTATTTTGATCTCCTTTGTGTATATCCGCATGCAAGAAACCCAGCTATATAAGGACGCTATGGCAACGGGCAACAGCCACGTTTCATGGCTGAATGAACAATTGCGCAGAAGAATGGATACAATTGAGAACGCTTCCAACACAGCCCTTACTCAAAAGTCATTTGTGGATTTTATTCATTCCAATATGCTTGTGGATGGACTGCGTCTGGTGAAGTTTAAGCAAAACCAGTTTGAGCAAATGCTTAATATCATTCAAAGCAATGCGATGATCAGTGAGCTTAGCTTTTACGTTGATAACCCAAACTTGTATGAAATCTGGCCTGAAATCTATCATTACAAGAAATTTTCGCCGCAGGATTATTGGGTAAAGCTTCGGGATGAAGGTGGCGCGGCTTACCGCTTATTTTCTTTTAGGGATGGTGAGCACACCTTATCCTACTATCGTCTGGTTCGCCTTCAAGGGCAGGAACAAAAACGCCCTAGTATTATGGAAGTGCGAGTTCCCCACAGCATATTTTTCAGCGACCTGCTCCAGGAGAGCAAGGGGGACTTCTTTTCGGTGTTGATGAACGCAAGCGATTCTCCCCAGTATGTTTACAATCCTCAGCATGAGTTTTCTGAGAAGTACGGGAAGGCGCTGAAGGAGATCCTTGGCAGTATTCATCACCAGCTGGATATATCGCCGCAGGAAAGCCCGCTTCAGGTTAGGGTGGGAGATCAGAGTTACTATGTATTGTATCGATACATCCCTCCATTGAACACTTATGTGGTCGATATTGCTTCCCATCAGGCATTGATGAAGGGACCGCGCAGTTGGTATGCATTTGTGGTAACGATTACATTATGTGTATTGCTGCTGATTATGCTACTCGTATCCCAAACGACGCGGCGTATTTTCCGGCGGTTGGACAGCGTACTGATATCCATGCGTCAGGTACGGAAAGGCGAGCTGGATGCAATGATTGATACAGGCCTGGATGAGAACGAAAGAGGAGATGAAATCGATGAGGTGGCGGTGAACTACAATAAAATGTTACATGAGGTCAAACGTTTAATGACACAGGTCGTGGATAAGCAGTTAATTGCCAAAAACGCACAGTTGCACTCCCTGCATTCGCAAATTAACTCCCATTTTTTATATAACGCCCTGGAATCGATCCGGATGGTGGCAGAGGTACAGAGGCAGCCTGCTATAGCCAATTCATTGGTGTCGTTGGGCTCCCAACTACGCTACAGCATGCAGTGGCGTAGCGATACCGTTGCTTTTCGTGAGGAGCTTGCCAATATCCAAAGTTATATTGAATTTATCAACTTTATGGAAGGCGGCAGTATTGTTATGACCGCGGATCTTCCTCAGGAAATACTTCGCTACGCCATTCCCAAGATGTGTATGCAGCCCATCGTTGAAAATGCCGTTCATCACGGGGCACCTTCAGGTGGCAGGGTATCTATAGAGATTACCTTTTCTGTGGAGAATGACAGTCTGCTATTCATTAACATAAGAGATGACGGAGAGGGGTTAGAGCCTGAGATGTTACACCGTCTTCAGGCAGTACTGCAGAGCGAATCGGATACACCGATGGTGACTAGCAGGAGCGGACTTGGTTTGGAAAACGTGAATAAGCGATTGCAGCTTCATTATGGCAAGAATTGCGGTCTTTGGATTGATAGTGTGCAAGGTGCATATACCTGCGTAACGATACGCTTGCCTTGGGAAAATGTAAATCTTGGAGGGTGGTAG
- a CDS encoding response regulator yields the protein MINILIVDDQKHIRDGLQAMLHQFPLELNNIYCAASGIEALGLLRQHCIHIVITDIMMPDMDGLALMAQTKEEYMDVEYLIISGYSDFTYAQKAIGLGAKGYLLKPLKREDLQHSLEHVWQEIQTRQALTHNMQRVSRLAQETDRKELRMFMQGALSDDAWILQIEEQHYALWRNYRLALLREEVCMNQPGASSAHSMEAIAYRVFGRQGCICLQHRPYLILAVDASIDPSVLPAALKEGKIDAITAMTNPIQGLKELPDSYTQVLELYRHSYLFPDQYSIFPAHIEHMEQQWQLPYEDLYELFQSVGTDNSGTITQGISAIFHKKVLQRYPIRYTQQLCAATVQMMEEYERVIHPYMGKEVLDLESLRNLFDYQGMREYIQALQQQLLRLNQFYYDYKCSYRHSQDLNEAIRYIHESYHKPLDLAMVSNHVSLNYAYFSNLFKKNIGKGFAEYLRDVRLDKARRLLAETDYKIVEVAAMVGYESYKSFTRAFRLVMQIQPTEYRQMMRQKAD from the coding sequence ATGATTAATATCCTGATTGTGGACGATCAAAAACACATTCGTGATGGCCTGCAGGCCATGCTGCATCAATTTCCTCTGGAGCTGAACAACATATACTGTGCCGCGAGCGGGATTGAGGCGCTGGGCCTATTGCGGCAGCATTGCATTCACATCGTGATTACCGATATTATGATGCCGGATATGGATGGGTTGGCACTCATGGCTCAAACCAAAGAGGAATACATGGATGTGGAATACCTCATTATCAGCGGTTATAGTGATTTTACATATGCCCAAAAAGCGATCGGGCTTGGGGCAAAGGGCTACCTGCTCAAACCTTTGAAGCGAGAGGATCTGCAACATTCCCTGGAGCATGTGTGGCAAGAGATCCAGACACGGCAGGCACTTACGCATAATATGCAGCGTGTATCCCGTCTCGCCCAAGAGACCGATCGTAAAGAATTAAGAATGTTTATGCAAGGTGCGTTAAGTGATGACGCATGGATTCTTCAGATTGAGGAACAACATTATGCGTTATGGCGTAATTATCGCCTAGCCCTACTGCGGGAAGAAGTTTGCATGAACCAGCCCGGAGCCAGCAGCGCCCATAGCATGGAAGCCATTGCGTATCGTGTGTTTGGCAGACAAGGTTGTATTTGCCTGCAACATCGCCCATACCTGATCCTTGCGGTGGATGCATCCATAGATCCAAGTGTTTTGCCTGCAGCGCTCAAGGAAGGAAAGATCGATGCCATAACGGCCATGACTAACCCGATTCAGGGGTTAAAAGAACTACCAGACAGCTATACCCAAGTGCTTGAGCTCTATCGCCACAGTTATCTGTTTCCTGATCAGTACAGTATCTTCCCAGCACATATTGAGCATATGGAACAGCAGTGGCAACTTCCCTATGAAGACTTATATGAACTGTTCCAGTCGGTTGGAACAGATAACAGCGGAACAATTACTCAGGGTATTTCTGCAATATTTCACAAAAAGGTGCTGCAACGTTATCCTATTCGCTATACTCAACAGCTCTGCGCCGCTACCGTTCAGATGATGGAGGAATACGAACGAGTTATTCACCCTTATATGGGGAAAGAAGTGCTGGACCTTGAATCATTGCGTAATCTCTTTGATTATCAAGGGATGCGTGAGTATATACAAGCACTGCAACAGCAGCTGCTTCGGCTGAATCAGTTCTATTATGACTATAAATGCAGCTATCGCCATTCGCAGGATCTAAATGAAGCCATTCGTTATATTCACGAGAGTTACCACAAACCGCTGGATCTTGCGATGGTATCCAATCATGTATCGCTTAATTATGCTTATTTCTCAAATCTGTTTAAGAAGAATATTGGTAAGGGTTTTGCTGAGTACCTACGAGATGTGCGTCTGGATAAAGCGCGGCGGCTTCTCGCCGAAACCGATTATAAAATTGTTGAAGTGGCTGCTATGGTAGGCTATGAAAGCTACAAAAGCTTTACACGCGCGTTCCGACTTGTGATGCAGATCCAACCCACAGAGTACCGACAGATGATGCGGCAGAAGGCAGATTGA
- a CDS encoding glycoside hydrolase family 16 protein has translation MNPSHFREKRFMKKVLGMLLVIVMLTSVGILPASKVQAAGTTVTSMEYFSPADGPVISKSGVGKASYGFVMPKFNGGSATWNDVHSDVGVNVKMGNNWVDIDQAGGYIYNQNWGHWSDGGFTGYWFTLSATTEIQLYSKANGVKLEYQLVFQNINKTTITAMNPTQGPQITASFTGGAGFTYPTFNNNPAVTYEAIADDLKVYVKPVNSSTWIDIDNNAASGWIYDQNFGQFTDGGGGYWFNVTESINVKLESKTSSANLVYTITFNEPTRNSYVITPYEGTTFTADANGSIGVPLPKIDGGAPIAKELGNFVYQININGQWVDLSNSSQSKFVYSGNGYNNMSDANQWGYWADYVYGLWFQPIQENMQIRIGYPLNGQTGGNIGNNFVNYTFIGNPNAPRPDVSDQEDISIGTPTDPAIAGMNLIWQDEFNGTTLDTSKWNYETGYYLNNDPGTWGWGNAELQHYTNSTQNVYVQDGKLNIKAINDSKSFPQDPNRYAQYSSGKINTKDKLSLKYGRVDLRAKLPTGDGVWPALWMLPQDSVYGTWAASGEIDVMEARGRLPGSVSGTIHFGGQWPGNQYSGGDYHFPAGQTFANDYHVYSVVWEEDNIKWYVDGKFFYKVTNEQWYSAAAPNNPNAPFDEPFYLIMNLAIGGNFDGGRTPNASDIPATMQVDYVRVYKEQ, from the coding sequence ATGAATCCATCTCACTTTAGGGAGAAACGGTTTATGAAAAAGGTACTCGGTATGTTGCTTGTGATTGTGATGCTGACTAGTGTTGGCATACTGCCAGCTTCAAAGGTTCAGGCAGCCGGAACTACCGTAACCTCAATGGAGTACTTCTCACCCGCAGACGGGCCTGTTATTTCAAAATCAGGGGTTGGCAAGGCCAGCTACGGATTTGTTATGCCTAAGTTCAATGGAGGCTCCGCGACATGGAATGATGTTCACAGTGATGTGGGCGTTAATGTAAAAATGGGCAACAACTGGGTTGATATCGACCAGGCAGGCGGTTATATCTATAACCAAAACTGGGGGCACTGGAGTGATGGCGGCTTCACTGGCTATTGGTTCACCCTCTCCGCAACAACCGAGATTCAACTGTACTCCAAAGCGAATGGTGTTAAGCTGGAGTATCAACTTGTATTCCAAAACATCAACAAAACAACCATCACAGCGATGAATCCGACACAAGGTCCACAAATCACTGCAAGTTTCACAGGCGGTGCAGGCTTTACATATCCAACGTTCAACAATAATCCTGCCGTCACTTATGAAGCTATTGCGGATGATTTGAAGGTGTATGTCAAACCTGTAAACAGCAGCACCTGGATTGATATTGACAATAACGCAGCCAGCGGCTGGATCTACGATCAAAATTTTGGCCAATTCACGGATGGCGGCGGTGGGTACTGGTTTAACGTAACGGAGTCGATCAATGTCAAATTGGAATCAAAGACTTCTTCGGCTAATCTGGTTTATACGATTACGTTTAATGAACCTACAAGAAATTCATATGTCATTACGCCATACGAAGGAACAACCTTTACAGCAGATGCAAATGGGTCCATCGGGGTTCCGCTTCCGAAAATTGATGGAGGGGCGCCAATCGCCAAGGAACTAGGTAATTTTGTATACCAAATTAACATCAATGGGCAATGGGTTGATTTGAGTAACTCCAGCCAGAGCAAATTTGTATACTCCGGTAATGGGTATAACAATATGTCCGATGCCAACCAGTGGGGTTATTGGGCCGATTATGTCTATGGTCTTTGGTTCCAGCCAATCCAAGAAAATATGCAGATCCGTATTGGATATCCGCTGAATGGACAGACTGGTGGAAATATTGGCAACAACTTCGTCAACTATACCTTCATCGGCAATCCAAATGCCCCGCGTCCGGATGTATCCGATCAAGAGGATATCTCCATCGGAACACCAACCGACCCGGCAATCGCGGGCATGAATCTCATTTGGCAGGATGAATTCAACGGAACTACGCTAGATACAAGTAAATGGAACTATGAAACAGGATATTATCTCAATAACGATCCCGGTACTTGGGGATGGGGAAATGCAGAACTGCAGCACTACACAAACAGCACTCAAAATGTATATGTACAGGACGGGAAGCTGAATATCAAAGCCATTAACGACAGCAAATCTTTCCCGCAGGATCCGAATCGGTATGCGCAGTATTCTTCAGGAAAGATTAACACCAAGGATAAACTATCCTTGAAATACGGCAGAGTCGATCTTCGTGCCAAGCTTCCTACAGGTGATGGTGTATGGCCAGCACTGTGGATGCTTCCACAAGATTCGGTATACGGCACTTGGGCTGCATCAGGTGAAATTGATGTTATGGAAGCGAGAGGCCGTCTGCCTGGATCAGTAAGCGGTACCATACACTTTGGTGGACAATGGCCTGGGAACCAGTATTCGGGCGGCGATTATCACTTCCCGGCGGGGCAAACTTTTGCCAATGATTATCATGTGTACTCGGTAGTCTGGGAAGAGGACAACATTAAATGGTATGTGGATGGCAAGTTTTTCTATAAAGTCACTAACGAGCAGTGGTATTCCGCAGCTGCACCGAATAATCCGAATGCACCTTTTGATGAGCCGTTCTACCTTATTATGAACTTGGCAATCGGCGGAAACTTTGACGGTGGCCGTACCCCAAACGCCTCCGATATCCCGGCGACTATGCAAGTGGATTATGTACGCGTGTATAAAGAACAGTAA
- a CDS encoding DUF2750 domain-containing protein yields the protein MNQKEFESVINLPANIRYEYFIKKVVDSEEVWGLYENGWSVTEDDKGNKLLPFWPKKEFAEYCATDGWEIYSSKSMDLYEFIDDFLPNLKKEGFKPSIFLNNADSAVLEVDILIEDLKTELEKY from the coding sequence ATGAATCAGAAAGAATTTGAATCAGTCATCAATCTCCCTGCAAATATTCGTTATGAATACTTCATCAAAAAAGTAGTAGATTCAGAAGAAGTGTGGGGGCTTTATGAGAATGGTTGGTCAGTTACTGAAGATGATAAAGGTAATAAATTACTTCCATTTTGGCCTAAGAAAGAATTCGCGGAATACTGTGCAACTGATGGTTGGGAAATTTACTCAAGTAAAAGTATGGATTTGTACGAGTTCATAGACGATTTTCTACCCAATTTAAAAAAAGAGGGTTTTAAACCTTCAATATTCTTAAATAATGCTGATTCTGCTGTATTAGAAGTCGATATACTAATTGAGGATTTAAAGACAGAACTTGAAAAATACTAA
- a CDS encoding Imm26 family immunity protein, translated as MKNTRRKRIKLGDIYAIPLPNAKFAFGRRLKDASIAIYNVISDTIEEIPQEEEYQFIVGVYDDVLKSGDWLVVENRPFPDEEEAWPPPACIIDRISGGYEIYHLGEIRPSTREECEGLEMAAAWEAHHIVDRIMGDDKWHRDPNK; from the coding sequence GTGAAAAATACGAGACGTAAACGAATAAAATTGGGTGATATCTACGCTATACCTCTGCCTAACGCTAAGTTTGCCTTTGGGAGAAGGCTTAAAGATGCCAGCATTGCAATCTATAATGTGATAAGTGACACGATAGAAGAGATACCTCAAGAAGAGGAATACCAATTTATCGTGGGTGTATATGATGATGTACTGAAATCAGGTGATTGGCTGGTCGTTGAGAATCGTCCGTTCCCGGATGAAGAAGAGGCGTGGCCCCCACCTGCCTGTATCATTGATAGGATATCAGGAGGGTATGAAATATATCATTTGGGAGAGATTAGACCTTCTACTCGCGAAGAATGTGAAGGGTTAGAGATGGCGGCTGCTTGGGAAGCTCATCATATTGTTGATAGAATAATGGGAGATGATAAGTGGCACCGAGACCCGAATAAATAG
- a CDS encoding helix-turn-helix transcriptional regulator yields the protein MKTKIAELRKQHKLSQEELGRIVGVTRQTITSLERGKYTASLILAYKIANFFGLAIEDVFDFSEVEEM from the coding sequence TTGAAGACAAAAATTGCAGAACTGCGTAAGCAGCATAAGCTGTCACAGGAAGAACTGGGACGAATTGTTGGTGTTACCCGGCAAACCATCACCTCTCTTGAAAGGGGAAAATATACGGCTTCCCTTATTCTTGCTTACAAAATTGCCAATTTTTTCGGACTCGCCATTGAAGATGTTTTTGATTTCAGCGAAGTGGAGGAAATGTAA
- a CDS encoding AAA family ATPase has protein sequence MHHPYLRQIQLKRQQVPTYNCYPFDLVVIRNLNTLDFHPKVTYIVGENGMGKSTLMESIAVAWGFNPEGGTVNFSFSTQATHSSLYEYIQLIRGLRRPKDGFFFRAESYYNLATTIDELDSQPSFARPIIESYGGKSLHEQSHGESFFSTFIHRFGENGLYILDEPEAALSPLRQMAMLTRIHELVLQNSQFIIATHSPILMAYPDSIIYNLKPDGIEVQVLEETDHYMIMKEFVNNKDRMLRELFEEAQD, from the coding sequence ATACACCATCCCTATTTACGACAAATTCAGCTTAAGAGGCAACAAGTACCCACCTATAATTGTTACCCCTTTGATTTGGTGGTCATTCGAAACCTAAATACTCTTGATTTCCACCCCAAGGTAACCTATATCGTAGGTGAAAATGGGATGGGCAAATCTACACTGATGGAGTCCATTGCTGTCGCATGGGGATTTAACCCGGAGGGTGGGACGGTCAACTTTTCCTTTTCAACCCAGGCTACTCACTCGAGCTTATATGAATATATACAATTGATCAGAGGTCTGCGACGCCCGAAGGATGGCTTCTTTTTCCGGGCAGAAAGTTATTATAATTTAGCCACGACGATCGATGAGTTGGACAGCCAACCTTCATTTGCTCGCCCTATTATAGAATCGTACGGTGGCAAGTCCTTGCATGAGCAGTCCCACGGAGAGTCGTTCTTTTCCACTTTCATTCATCGGTTCGGGGAGAATGGATTATATATACTGGATGAGCCTGAGGCTGCACTGTCTCCCCTTCGCCAAATGGCGATGCTGACACGAATCCATGAACTTGTTTTGCAAAACTCTCAATTTATAATTGCGACCCATTCCCCAATCCTTATGGCATATCCAGATTCGATTATTTACAATCTAAAGCCGGATGGGATTGAAGTCCAAGTTTTGGAAGAAACCGACCATTATATGATTATGAAAGAGTTTGTAAATAACAAGGATCGGATGCTCAGAGAGTTGTTCGAAGAAGCTCAAGATTAA
- a CDS encoding glycine C-acetyltransferase has product MSSQALDQFLSSNIEDLKTKGLYNVIDTLQGANGPVIRIDGKSLINLSSNNYLGLATDYRLIDASVKASQTYGAGAGAVRTINGTMDLHIELEEKLARFKKTEAVIVYQSGFNCNMAAISAVMDQHDAILSDELNHASIIDGCRLSRAKVIRFKHSDMNDLRQQAKDAKESGQYHKIMVITDGVFSMDGDIAKLPEIVKIAEEFDLITYVDDAHGSGVLGAGAGTVKHYGLSDRIDFQIGTLSKAIGVVGGYVAGKKQLIEWLKLRSRPFLFSTSLPPAAIASCNASVDILMNDKELIEKLWENGNDLKNGLSRLGYDVGQSETPITPCIIGDEVTTQQFSKRLYQEGVYAKAIVFPTVPKGTGRIRNMPTAAHTKEMLEQVISVYEKVGKEMKRI; this is encoded by the coding sequence ATGTCAAGTCAAGCATTGGACCAATTTTTAAGTTCGAACATCGAAGATCTAAAGACCAAAGGTCTATATAACGTCATCGATACGCTGCAGGGTGCAAATGGTCCCGTTATTCGTATCGACGGAAAGTCCCTAATCAATTTGTCTTCCAATAACTATTTGGGACTGGCAACAGATTACCGGCTGATTGATGCTTCAGTTAAGGCGTCGCAGACATACGGGGCAGGCGCAGGGGCTGTGAGAACAATTAATGGTACGATGGATCTTCATATTGAGCTTGAAGAAAAACTGGCCCGTTTCAAAAAAACGGAAGCCGTTATCGTGTATCAATCGGGATTTAACTGCAATATGGCTGCTATATCCGCGGTAATGGACCAGCATGATGCGATTTTATCAGATGAGCTGAACCACGCTTCGATTATTGATGGCTGCCGCCTGTCGAGAGCCAAGGTGATTCGCTTTAAGCATTCGGATATGAATGATTTAAGACAGCAGGCGAAAGATGCCAAGGAATCCGGTCAGTACCATAAAATTATGGTCATCACCGACGGGGTTTTCTCCATGGATGGTGATATAGCAAAGCTGCCCGAAATCGTGAAAATAGCAGAAGAATTCGATCTGATTACTTATGTGGATGATGCCCACGGTTCGGGCGTTCTCGGAGCAGGTGCGGGAACCGTGAAGCATTATGGATTGTCCGACCGCATTGACTTTCAAATTGGTACTCTTTCCAAAGCGATTGGCGTTGTCGGCGGTTATGTGGCGGGTAAAAAACAACTGATTGAATGGTTGAAGCTGAGAAGCCGTCCGTTTCTGTTCTCGACATCGCTACCTCCGGCTGCAATCGCTTCTTGCAACGCTTCTGTCGACATTTTGATGAATGACAAAGAGCTGATCGAGAAGCTGTGGGAGAACGGCAATGATTTGAAAAATGGCTTGAGCCGGCTTGGATATGATGTAGGCCAAAGCGAAACGCCGATCACACCTTGTATCATTGGGGATGAAGTAACCACCCAACAGTTCAGCAAACGACTTTATCAAGAAGGCGTTTACGCCAAGGCAATCGTGTTTCCGACGGTTCCGAAAGGAACCGGAAGAATACGCAACATGCCGACAGCTGCCCATACCAAGGAGATGCTGGAACAGGTGATCTCCGTTTATGAGAAAGTTGGCAAGGAAATGAAGCGGATTTAG
- a CDS encoding NAD-dependent epimerase/dehydratase family protein, which yields MKKILVTGALGQIGSELVVKLREIYGQDHVVATDLKSSSHEITRSGPFELLDVTNAKAMFEIAKRYEVDTVIHLAALLSATAEEKPLLAWNLNMGGLMNALEISRELGCQFFTPSSIGSFGPLTPKDNTPQDTIQRPNTMYGVNKVSGELLCDYYFHKYGLDTRGLRFPGLISYMTPPGGGTTDYAVEIYYAAVTAGRYTSYIAKDSNMDMMYMPDALNAIIVLMEADSFRLIHRNSFNVTAMSVDPEAIAAAIRDELPGFILDYDVDPKRQAIADSWPHSIDATAAKTEWGFHARYDLKTMTKDMLSQLSDRQMLRKA from the coding sequence ATGAAAAAGATATTGGTGACCGGAGCACTGGGCCAAATCGGCTCTGAGTTAGTTGTTAAATTACGTGAAATTTATGGTCAGGATCACGTCGTTGCTACGGATCTCAAGTCATCATCCCACGAAATTACCCGATCCGGACCATTCGAGCTGCTGGACGTGACGAATGCTAAGGCGATGTTCGAAATCGCTAAGCGATACGAAGTGGATACCGTCATTCATTTGGCTGCGCTGCTGTCAGCTACCGCAGAGGAGAAACCCCTGCTTGCCTGGAATTTGAATATGGGCGGATTGATGAATGCACTTGAAATATCCAGGGAGCTCGGCTGCCAATTTTTCACTCCAAGCTCCATTGGATCTTTTGGTCCTTTGACTCCGAAAGACAATACCCCGCAGGATACGATCCAGAGGCCCAATACGATGTACGGCGTGAACAAAGTGTCCGGCGAACTGCTTTGTGATTATTATTTTCACAAATACGGCCTGGATACTAGGGGGCTGCGATTCCCAGGTTTGATATCTTATATGACGCCTCCCGGCGGAGGGACGACGGATTATGCTGTTGAAATTTACTACGCAGCCGTGACAGCCGGCCGATACACATCTTATATCGCCAAAGACTCCAACATGGACATGATGTATATGCCGGATGCCCTGAACGCTATCATTGTTCTAATGGAAGCGGATTCATTTCGGTTGATACACCGAAACTCATTTAATGTCACCGCAATGAGCGTGGACCCGGAGGCGATCGCTGCAGCGATTCGGGATGAGCTTCCCGGCTTTATCCTCGATTATGACGTTGATCCGAAGAGACAGGCGATTGCCGATAGCTGGCCGCATTCTATTGATGCAACGGCAGCGAAAACAGAATGGGGATTTCATGCCCGCTACGACTTGAAGACCATGACGAAGGATATGCTTTCACAGCTAAGCGATAGACAAATGCTTCGCAAAGCTTAA
- a CDS encoding SDR family NAD(P)-dependent oxidoreductase, with protein sequence MKEKYGPIDVLEFSPTAGNYPPTSVLELTVENARDAFEANVVSAIHVVNAVLPDMLARKEGALLFTSGLSAMYPVSMMGNIGIALSGLRNYVANLHTSLSAQGIFVGHRSLGLLIKESGTGAINDPDVIAEMWYQAYVEKNVWEEEYPKGVTPETILF encoded by the coding sequence ATGAAAGAAAAGTATGGTCCGATTGATGTGTTGGAATTCAGTCCAACAGCAGGCAATTATCCTCCGACTTCTGTATTGGAGTTAACGGTGGAGAACGCCAGGGACGCATTTGAGGCGAATGTGGTTAGTGCCATCCATGTCGTCAATGCTGTTCTCCCTGATATGCTCGCCAGGAAAGAGGGAGCCTTGCTCTTTACCTCAGGATTATCCGCCATGTACCCTGTGTCCATGATGGGGAATATCGGTATTGCTCTTTCAGGGTTACGCAATTATGTTGCTAATCTTCATACTTCATTGTCTGCTCAAGGGATTTTTGTGGGCCACCGCTCTTTAGGTTTATTAATCAAGGAGTCGGGTACTGGCGCAATTAATGATCCAGATGTAATTGCCGAGATGTGGTACCAGGCCTATGTAGAGAAAAACGTATGGGAAGAAGAGTATCCTAAGGGTGTTACCCCCGAAACCATTCTGTTTTAA
- a CDS encoding NAD(P)H-binding protein, with amino-acid sequence MDNKNITVFDCTGKTRREIVRQALERGHFVTAYARNPQKLEMTHPNLNVVKGELYDLGVRGIFIGFMYIFKTMINAM; translated from the coding sequence GTGGATAACAAGAACATCACAGTATTTGACTGTACGGGTAAAACCAGACGAGAAATCGTCCGTCAGGCGCTTGAGCGCGGACACTTCGTAACGGCTTATGCTCGCAATCCACAAAAGCTTGAAATGACGCACCCCAATCTGAATGTAGTCAAGGGAGAACTTTACGACTTGGGAGTTCGTGGAATTTTCATAGGTTTTATGTACATCTTCAAGACAATGATAAACGCAATGTGA